One stretch of Brettanomyces nanus chromosome 4, complete sequence DNA includes these proteins:
- a CDS encoding uncharacterized protein (BUSCO:EOG09340J5B): MESGHRTQARRVKVYTLDGDKWIDKGTGYCTGELKGGPHFMVRNENNSSEILLKASIEGSMQYQRQQDTLIVWTDLEGNDYALSFQEPEGCLALCKFLIDLQRTTEPNISLVAVFSNGEDGEVTEVIAGPVPEPSIPTDDNLAELLDLVSQGSKFPKFREMLLAYIQEKKYLHILIDTFHRNETRHKISNLHYLCDIIKTIIFYNDPDILDTLLEDDTIDGVLGMLEYDVELGNMKTNNREYLAKMTRSQEVVPITNNDIKNLLKKTFRLQFLKDVVLARVLDDATFNGISNHIQINEERILKFIKNDRCFLADLFEYFNTDGTTEPGLANKRQEAIRLLHQMVLIAKELQPSPRTRFFKALIEKGLFKAVQFALKQKCQDDISRVLATEVIVTIIEHDVFLFRKSCGPGNNESRFLESRDTYDTALINILTGILINEPNIGLKTQAFEALKMILDPSNLTNAPESLRSSPANSSSDDDNDCITNPCETFLESFYKYSANRLFAPLMTINENNMIGRGDMVTYIGLCELCSFIAREHDKFYSHRFIVERKLLDGVAQLMDKKYPYQLRICALRCIKVIILLDDDILTSYIIQNETLSKFVSFLTETNNCNSLVNSVCLNLLEILIQNNNLRNFHRIGRHLVTSYGRLLKDNFLGEHLVQIMSIEEDQIETTNDGEEDNKHEVLRSEDSSLVFGEEDRSADISSLQTPADMSNIDTSILLERREEDGNPQDKGKNGKEEEKSDDRDDSTQAKEKVVDESLLLAISKA, translated from the coding sequence GTGAGGAACGAAAACAACTCATCAGAGATATTATTAAAGGCATCGATCGAGGGATCGATGCAATATCAACGTCAACAGGATACTTTAATAGTGTGGACGGATCTTGAAGGTAACGATTATgcactttcttttcaagaacCGGAAGGTTGCTTAGCCCTCTGTAAGTTTCTAATCGATCTCCAGCGAACTACCGAGCCTAATATTTCCCTTGTTGCCGTTTTCTCTAATGGGGAAGATGGAGAGGTCACAGAGGTGATTGCCGGCCCTGTACCTGAACCGAGTATACCCACGGATGACAATTTAGCCGAACTACTTGATCTTGTAAGCCAAGGATCCAAGTTCCCCAAGTTTAGAGAAATGCTACTGGCTTACATacaggaaaagaaatacCTACACATACTTATTGACACATTTCATCGCAACGAGACTCGTCACAAAATTTCAAACCTACATTATTTATGCGATATTATTAAGACGATTATATTCTACAATGATCCGGACATCTTGGACACTttgttggaagatgatactATTGATGGGGTCTTAGGAATGCTAGAATATGACGTTGAGCTTGGTAATATGAAGACAAATAATCGTGAGTATCTCGCTAAGATGACCCGCTCTCAAGAAGTAGTACCCATCACTAAcaatgatatcaaaaaTCTATTGAAAAAAACCTTTAGATTACAGTTTCTGAAAGACGTTGTGTTGGCTCGGGTATTGGACGATGCCACATTCAATGGAATCTCCAATCATATTCAAATAAACGAGGAAAGAATTCTTAAATTTATTAAGAACGATCGCTGCTTTCTTGCCGACCTATTTGAATACTTCAATACCGATGGTACAACAGAACCAGGGCTGGCAAATAAGAGGCAAGAGGCAATCAGGTTGCTTCATCAGATGGTTCTGATTGCCAAAGAACTACAACCTTCTCCGAGAACAAGATTTTTCAAGGCATTGATCGAAAAGGGATTATTTAAGGCCGTTCAATTTGCACTTAAGCAGAAGTGCCAAGACGATATTAGCCGAGTATTGGCGACAGAAGTTATAGTCACTATAATTGAGCATGACGTGTTCCTCTTTCGGAAATCATGTGGTCCTGGAAATAATGAGAGCAGATTTTTGGAAAGTAGAGATACATACGATACGGCACTCATCAACATATTGACAGGAATACTTATTAATGAACCCAACATTGGCCTGAAAACCCAAGCATTTGAGGccttgaagatgattctaGACCCCTCGAATTTGACTAACGCACCAGAATCACTCCGCTCTTCGCCTGCCAATTCATCCAGTGACGATGATAATGACTGCATAACTAATCCATGCGAAACGTTCTTGGAATCGTTCTATAAATATTCTGCCAATCGACTTTTTGCGCCGTTGATGACGATTAACGAGAATAATATGATTGGCAGGGGAGATATGGTCACATACATCGGACTATGTGAATTGTGCAGTTTTATTGCTCGGGAGCACGATAAGTTCTACAGCCATAGATTTATTGTAGAAAGGAAACTTTTGGACGGGGTGGCTCAATTGATGGACAAGAAGTATCCTTATCAGTTAAGGATTTGCGCGCTCCGCTGTATCAAAGTTATCATCTTACTCGATGACGATATTTTGACCAGCTACATTATTCAGAATGAAACCCTTAGTAAATTTGTCTCATTCCTAACAGAAACCAATAACTGCAACAGTTTGGTAAACTCTGTTTGCTTAAACTTGCTCGAAATTTTGATACAGAATAACAACCTTCGGAACTTTCATCGGATTGGCAGGCATCTTGTTACCAGCTATGGCCGTTTACTAAAGGATAATTTCTTGGGAGAGCATTTGGTTCAAATTATGTCCATCGAAGAAGATCAGATAGAGACCACCAACGATGGCGAAGAAGACAATAAGCATGAGGTACTGAGGAGTGAAGACAGCTCTTTAGtatttggagaagaggaTAGGTCTGCAGATATCTCATCACTTCAAACACCAGCAGACATGTCAAATATTGATACAAGTATATTAttagagagaagagaagaggatggaAATCCCCAAGACAAGGGGAAGAATGGtaaggaagaggaaaaatCGGACGATAGAGACGACAGCACTCAAGCAAAGGAGAAGGTCGTCGACGaaagtcttcttctggctATCAGTAAGGCCTGA
- a CDS encoding uncharacterized protein (EggNog:ENOG41): protein MFHNIIKQCLAGNTLNIGNDIFLVHFALRLAQQNQAVLYSLVGWGGMTLLGSDNKTARGIYKGFDLTRKRCSSAQNGDKPLTKKDYLILLTVYSLLLGAEISTGGVRYWFFYFYRRVIFQNNMHRH from the exons ATGTTCCATAACATTATCAAGCAA TGTTTGGCCGGAAATACTTTGAACATCGGCAATGACATATTCCTCGTACATTTTGCCCTTCGATTAGCTCAACAGAATCAAGCAGTGCTCTACAGTTTGGTTGGATGGGGTGGAATGACTTTGCTGGGTTCTGATAACAAAACGGCTCGTGGAATCTATAAGGGATTTGACCTTACCAGAAAAAGATGTTCTTCAGCTCAGAATGGCGATAAACCGTTAACTAAAAAGGACTATCTAATATTACTGACCGTTTATAGTTTGTTATTGGGTGCCGAAATATCTACGGGTGGTGTTAGATACTGGTTCTTTTACTTCTACAGGCGTGTGATCTTTCAAAACAATATGCATAGGCATTGA
- a CDS encoding uncharacterized protein (EggNog:ENOG41) yields the protein MLVLEHTSDWEILRYCQSRNYPTWGQPFTLTDYQEREEINYKHELCDIMRDYSKKKKGVYYWIMRDSEADIERSSNPKFQNIVSACEILVRDSYFVDASSNDKTDIQECLSAVIGSVFTFPEYRSRGYATKMLKLLVDKMKILLGNPYDFSFLYSEVGEFYSKFGFKSYYEPLCVIQVGSHRTKVSYKYTELTTDFHAQMELYDERLKRLMKKHAQKENKLVVSLKPEQNIIEWFLNRSRFSARALKGFTDIRTKELVFGAKLDTETNDFIIWFDDFRENTAVVLLLYADSLENVKKLVDICKFHIPNEMNKIIFWETELYDFDKSGESRNEKEIQTFVKDQLGCETGLENGSLSALRMLKETVNSQRDTIWEGNGKWAWF from the coding sequence ATGTTAGTCCTTGAACATACTTCAGACTGGGAAATACTAAGGTATTGCCAATCAAGAAATTATCCAACTTGGGGTCAACCGTTTACTCTAACTGATTATCAGGAAAGAGAGGAAATCAACTATAAACATGAACTCTGCGATATAATGAGAGATTactccaagaagaagaagggagTCTACTATTGGATTATGAGAGATTCTGAAGCAGATATTGAAAGGTCGTCCAATCCGAAGTTCCAAAACATTGTTTCTGCTTGTGAGATTCTCGTTAGAGACTCCTACTTTGTTGATGCTTCGTCGAATGACAAAACCGACATTCAGGAATGCTTGAGTGCTGTAATTGGATCTGTTTTTACCTTTCCGGAATATAGGTCTAGAGGATATGCTACTaagatgttgaagctaTTAGTGGATAAAATGAAGATTCTCCTTGGTAATCCATACGACTTCTCTTTCCTATACAGTGAGGTTGGAGAGTTCTACTCAAAGTTTGGGTTCAAGAGCTACTATGAGCCTCTCTGTGTGATACAAGTAGGTTCTCATAGAACAAAAGTTAGTTACAAGTATACCGAATTAACCACGGATTTTCATGCACAAATGGAGCTCTATGACGAAAGGTTGAAACGGTTGATGAAAAAACATGCacagaaggaaaataaaCTTGTTGTCAGCTTGAAGCCGGAACAAAATATTATTGAGTGGTTCTTGAATCGTTCCAGGTTCAGTGCTCGGGCACTTAAGGGCTTTACAGATATCAGGACAAAGGAATTGGTATTTGGAGCTAAATTGGATACGGAAACAAATGATTTCATAATTTGGTTTGATGATTTCCGTGAAAATACTGCAGTAGTGCTGCTATTGTATGCCGACTCATTGGAAAACgtcaagaaattggtggaTATCTGCAAGTTTCATATACCAAATGAGATGAATAAGATTATATTTTGGGAAACGGAATTGTATGATTTCGATAAAAGCGGAGAGTCCAGAAATGAAAAGGAGATTCAGACATTCGTCAAAGATCAGCTTGGATGCGAAACAGGACTAGAGAATGGCTCCCTAAGTGCATTAAGAATGCTTAAAGAGACAGTTAATTCACAGAGGGACACCATTTGGGAGGGAAATGGCAAATGGGCCTGGTTTTGA
- a CDS encoding uncharacterized protein (BUSCO:EOG093422UK): MVAETKLYDTLGVSPDATPSQLKKAYRKLALKFHPDKNSSPEAAEKFKDITSAYEVLSDERKRQIYDQVGEEGLSGGGMGGMGGMDGSDIFSQFFGFGGQREPQGPKKGKDIKHTISCTLQELYKGRTAKLALNRTVLCKSCDGKGGKNVKRCSTCNGTGMKFVTRQMGPMIQRFQTTCDVCNGEGDIIPSKDRCQVCRGKKVNNERKILEVHINPGMKAGEKVVFHGESDQYPDTIPGDVIFVVDQKPDDKFTRKNDDLYYEAKIDLLTALAGGEIGFKHVNGEFLKLEMIPGEVISPNKVKVIEGKGMPIQKMGDYGNLFVKFTVEFPPDHFATDEKLKDLEKILPPRPKLNVPRGVEVDDSCMLVDYDPIKHSGRRGHNGSGYYDEDEEEEGQPGVQCAQQ, encoded by the coding sequence atggttGCAGAGACAAAACTATATGACACCCTTGGTGTGTCGCCAGACGCCACTCCATCTCAGCTGAAAAAGGCGTACAGAAAACTGGCTCTTAAATTTCACCCAGATAAGAACTCATCTCCAGAGGCTGCAGAGAaattcaaagatatcacAAGTGCCTACGAGGTGTTGAGtgatgaaagaaagagacagATCTACGATCaagttggtgaagaaggtttGAGCGGTGGAGGAATGGGGGGTATGGGAGGCATGGATGGATCTGACATCTTTTCTCaattctttggctttggagGTCAAAGGGAACCTCAGGGACCAAAGAAGGgcaaagatatcaaacatACCATTAGTTGCACGTTGCAAGAGTTGTACAAGGGCAGAACTGCCAAGTTAGCCTTAAACAGAACTGTGCTTTGTAAATCATGTGACGGTAAGGGTGGCAAAAACGTGAAGAGGTGTTCCACTTGTAACGGTACAGGTATGAAGTTTGTCACCAGACAGATGGGACCTATGATCCAAAGATTTCAGACTACCTGTGATGTGTGTAACGGAGAGGGAGATATCATACCGTCTAAAGACAGATGTCAAGTCTGTAGGGGTAAGAAGGTCAATAacgaaagaaagatattgGAGGTGCATATCAATCCTGGTATGAAGGCTGGTGAGAAGGTTGTTTTTCATGGAGAAAGTGATCAATACCCTGATACTATTCCTGGTGATGTTATATTCGTTGTTGATCAGAAGCCCGACGATAAGTTTACCAGAAAGAACGACGACCTCTACTATGAGGCTAAGATCGATCTTTTAACGGCTTTGGCAGGAGGAGAAATTGGTTTCAAACATGTAAACGGAGAgtttttgaaattggagaTGATTCCCGGTGAGGTCATTTCTCCAAATAAGGTTAAAGTGATTGAAGGTAAAGGTATGCCTATTCAAAAAATGGGAGATTATGGTAACTTGTTTGTCAAGTTTACTGTTGAGTTCCCTCCTGATCACTTTGCTACAgatgagaaattgaaggatttaGAGAAGATCCTTCCTCCTAGACCGAAATTGAATGTTCCAAGGggtgttgaagttgatgattcttGCATGCTAGTTGATTATGATCCTATCAAGCATAGTGGTCGTAGAGGACACAACGGCTCTGGCTATtacgatgaggatgaagaagaagaaggtcaACCTGGTGTTCAGTGTGCTCAACAGTAA
- a CDS encoding uncharacterized protein (EggNog:ENOG41), translating into MNVLKGFAEDFAADKALDNFNQIAVKQIKTKDPYRETLPDGSTKKLKLPSNATKKEQKSWKKIQRRAWLDDRCFMGCYPVDCGCGLGPLAVIIPVIGPYLMYLVHAKLVKMAIQKFDLDTETQAKLHANILFDLLITLPPIIGSFFSWLNGCSTRNAAIIHTYLSKELITRSRNEEPSLPNETGPNNQSNSFIQKVSYYVKRPGVEPQQSARQDVSHQEVPRESHKIGRPDMNSASSHQNVYYPSSNPYDTYTSRGKSSSQHLRKPPPSMKSENVTADINRELPPLPGRGNN; encoded by the coding sequence ATGAATGTGCTAAAAGGTTTTGCGGAAGACTTTGCAGCAGACAAAGCGCTGGACAATTTCAACCAGATTGCAGTAAAGCAAATCAAAACTAAAGATCCATATAGAGAAACACTTCCTGATGGATCTACGAAGAAACTAAAGCTACCGTCCAATGCCACTAAGAAAGAGCAAAAAtcttggaagaagatccagagGAGAGCCTGGCTTGACGATAGATGCTTCATGGGCTGTTATCCTGTGGATTGCGGATGCGGACTTGGTCCTTTGGCGGTTATCATTCCTGTGATAGGCCCGTATTTAATGTATCTTGTTCATGCTaaattggtgaagatggCCATTCAGAAGTTCGACCTCGATACGGAGACACAGGCCAAGTTACATGCCAATATTCTGTTTGATCTACTTATTACACTACCTCCTATTATTGgttcttttttctcctgGTTAAATGGCTGCTCTACTAGGAATGCTGCTATTATCCATACATACCTCTCGAAGGAGTTGATCACAAGATCTCGAAACGAGGAGCCTTCTCTTCCTAATGAAACTGGGCCCAACAATCAGAGTAACTCTTTCATTCAAAAGGTATCGTACTATGTCAAGAGACCAGGCGTGGAGCCCCAGCAATCTGCTCGGCAGGACGTGTCTCACCAGGAGGTGCCGCGGGAATCTCACAAAATTGGTAGGCCGGATATGAACTCTGCATCCTCACACCAGAACGTTTACTACCCATCATCAAACCCCTACGACACATACACTTCCAGAGGTAAATCCTCCTCGCAGCATCTCCGGAAACCTCCGCCATCAATGAAATCAGAAAATGTGACTGCGGATATCAACAGAGAGCTACCACCGCTACCTGGTCGGGGCAATAACTAA
- a CDS encoding uncharacterized protein (BUSCO:EOG09340RQ3~EggNog:ENOG41), whose amino-acid sequence MSITFENLPRDYEKLPVPVYILKGRSAGSKGNLIGAISDKFPPQYYEVVDGYFKAYLHLGPGTNNITLKHIEGSFDKSGYPVPKEGGKTYSETKILLTYDPLTQQGQFQIPKIHLCVLLGRDSKGIFDCPKQTMYQGNALDTAVKKLRVAGRLMQAFTLDEMAKNGVGKRCFQFVEETIPSTVSRQDEASGTSRSQIKVHVIRSKYSVAEIQDMNYAQQNKHAKEAGKLFEIALESLRDSGGDFADSATNHTPALAAVLILDAHWSKKNGVILGHAALGGGTERIKLAIFGSHGLHSWPMDWESVFRSFTDCSPLSIDEVANDCNECSCRWECLCVTLGAFMHEIGHSLGCPHQENGVMLRDYVRMDRKFLSKERYCIRTKRSEWGPVFTKDEPGWNRLDILRFLYHPAFSLIQDFKDISFKPLPLLANQGMKTPANTDVGPNFIALDGDTLNVQSSTGIYLVECHIGEWSRLHYEYIPSFYNGMGPQKSIKLNYSIMEQQLAPKWRGKPIKLEVLTVGFGQRSIDNLGSYLASHSQGIQLADGRIGRKTDLFGNNGGSPVQAIFPPQRNITKIRITHGMALDGFEIYFDDKTFAKFGNSKSHYSDFPFGEGEQLIGVAIHSGAWVDGIQFITDRQASPLYGGNGGSLHKFFSPAGTSILGFYGSMGSWCNQIGIIYG is encoded by the coding sequence ATGTCAATCACTTTTGAAAATCTACCCAGAGACTATGAGAAACTACCAGTTCCTGTTTATATTCTTAAAGGTCGTTCCGCAGGTAGTAAGGGTAACTTGATCGGGGCAATTTCTGATAAATTTCCACCTCAGTACTACGAAGTTGTTGACGGCTACTTCAAGGCATATTTGCATCTTGGTCCCGGTACAAACAATATCACTTTAAAGCATATTGAAGGTAGCTTCGATAAGAGTGGTTACCCTGTACCAAAAGAGGGAGGTAAAACTTATAGTGAAACTAAGATCTTACTGACGTATGACCCGCTGACTCAGCAAGGTCAGTTTCAAATTCCAAAAATCCACCTTTGCGTTCTTCTCGGTAGGGACTCTAAAGGTATCTTTGACTGTCCTAAACAGACCATGTATCAGGGGAATGCATTAGATACTGCTGTTAAGAAACTGCGTGTGGCCGGGAGACTCATGCAGGCGTTCACTCTTGATGAAATGGCCAAGAACGGTGTCGGCAAGCGCTGCTTccaatttgttgaagaaactaTTCCTAGCACTGTAAGTCGTCAAGACGAGGCCAGCGGGACTAGCAGGAGCCAAATTAAAGTGCACGTTATTAGATCAAAGTACAGTGTTGCTGAAATTCAGGACATGAATTATGCTCAGCAGAATAAGCATGCCAAAGAGGCTGGTAAGCTATTTGAAATAGCCTTGGAATCTCTTCGTGACTCCGGAGGTGATTTTGCGGACTCTGCTACTAATCACACTCCAGCATTGGCTGCCGTGTTAATTTTGGATGCTCATTGGAGTAAAAAGAATGGTGTTATTCTTGGCCATGCTGCGCTAGGTGGTGGAACAGAGAGAATTAAACTTGCAATTTTTGGCTCACATGGGTTACATTCTTGGCCTATGGATTGGGAGTCAGTTTTCCGGAGCTTCACTGATTGTTCTCCATTATCCATTGACGAAGTTGCTAATGACTGCAATGAATGCAGTTGTAGATGGGAATGCCTCTGTGTTACTCTTGGCGCATTTATGCACGAGATCGGACATTCACTTGGCTGCCCCCACCAAGAGAATGGCGTCATGTTACGTGATTATGTGAGAATGGACCGAAAGTTCCTTtcgaaagaaagatattgTATTCGTACCAAAAGATCAGAATGGGGACCTGTGTTTACCAAGGACGAGCCCGGTTGGAATCGATTGGATATTCTGAGGTTTTTGTACCATCCTGCCTTTAGTTTGATTCAGGATTTTAAGGACATCTCGTTCAAACCCTTACCCCTATTGGCGAATCAAGGTATGAAGACTCCCGCTAATACTGATGTGGGACCTAACTTTATTGCTCTTGATGGCGACACTTTGAATGTCCAATCAAGCACGGGAATCTATCTTGTCGAATGTCACATTGGTGAATGGTCCCGTCTTCACTATGAGTatattccttctttctacAACGGTATGGGTCCACAGAAATCTATTAAACTCAATTATAGCATTATGGAACAGCAATTGGCTCCTAAATGGCGCGGCAAGCCAATTAAATTAGAAGTTTTAACGGTAGGCTTCGGACAGAGGTCCATTGATAACTTAGGCAGCTACTTGGCATCACATTCGCAGGGAATTCAACTGGCCGATGGTCGTATTGGACGGAAAACTGATTTGTTCGGTAATAATGGAGGATCTCCAGTTCAAGCAATATTCCCTCCCCAAAGAAACATCACAAAAATTAGAATCACACATGGTATGGCTTTGGATGGCTTTGAAATTTACTTTGATGATAAAACTTTCGCCAAGTTTGGCAACTCAAAAAGCCATTACTCTGACTTCCCctttggagaaggtgaaCAATTGATAGGCGTCGCTATTCATTCTGGTGCATGGGTTGATGGTATCCAATTTATTACAGACAGACAAGCCAGCCCACTCTATGGAGGAAATGGAGGTTCCTTGCAtaaattcttctctcctgCCGGAACCAGCATTTTGGGATTTTATGGCTCCATGGGTAGTTGGTGCAATCAGATAGGTATTATTTATGGATAA
- a CDS encoding uncharacterized protein (EggNog:ENOG41): MAYHDSDIPSPKTHLHTLLPGIPDSIMDVRATISEDHLMNATHIIFDYINQLCTLASLHDHASSQTLKSLLETAKTIQIFKTGGNCPWNHYERRTSDSSEWSVYDEIMVCVVSECLLANQITFGTLSKQRRAEMTDDKWKKSHNLLKLSFTLLNSFRPLVEDTPAASHKVHINYAYHSNTILTQFIVIMKNLYQTSDQVDSQFGVFDKLPSNVGTYRKIIIFIYNEYSVLGSIGQTSYLTYIHFLEIIYCYYSAVMYYKNNELGIALGLVQYGLLNAVENNPIKSKLKIWKKKNQVNTKGKLKEGKLLDDKVHLSRQFTKDFPPLYQSILVVVSRLLEILYFKFSKMNEIISFSHIVEPSEIQAKYLFKSSDLPAGLQVPPSGVDSFIPDCIQTEGSSSALPARNYF; encoded by the coding sequence ATGGCATATCATGATTCAGATATTCCATCTCCAAAGACTCACCTGCATACATTATTGCCTGGTATTCCAGATTCCATTATGGATGTTAGAGCCACAATCTCTGAAGATCATCTGATGAATGCTACTCACATTATCTTCGATTACATTAATCAACTCTGTACATTGGCATCCCTGCATGATCATGCTTCGTCTCAGACCCTTAAATCTCTTTTGGAGACTGCCAAAACAATTCAGATTTTCAAGACTGGTGGTAATTGTCCATGGAATCATTATGAACGAAGAACTTCTGACTCTTCCGAATGGAGTGTTTACGATGAGATCATGGTTTGCGTGGTTTCTGAATGTCTTTTAGCTAATCAAATCACTTTTGGCACTCTCTCAAAACAACGAAGAGCCGAAATGACTGATGATAAATGGAAGAAGTCCcacaatcttctcaaattATCTTTCACTTTACTGAACAGTTTTCGTCCATTAGTGGAAGACACTCCTGCAGCAAGCCATAAGGTTCACATTAACTACGCATATCACAGTAATACCATTCTCACTCAGTTTATCGTTATCATGAAGAATTTGTATCAAACTTCTGATCAGGTTGACTCGCAATTTGGTGTATTTGATAAGTTGCCCAGCAATGTTGGTACTTACagaaagatcatcatcttcatctatAATGAATATTCCGTTCTTGGAAGCATTGGACAGACTTCATACTTGACCTATATTCATTTCCTGGAAATTATCTACTGTTACTACTCTGCCGTCATGTATTATAAGAATAATGAGCTTGGAATCGCCTTAGGTCTGGTACAATACGGACTTTTAAATGCTGTCGAGAACAACCCCATTAAAAGCAAGCTCAaaatatggaagaagaaaaatcaagTCAATACAAAAGGAAAATTAAAAGAGGGTAAACTATTGGACGATAAAGTGCATCTTTCCAGGCAGTTCACAAAGGACTTCCCACCTTTATATCAGAGTATCCTTGTCGTGGTATCGAGATTACTGGAAATCCTCTATTTCAAGTTCAGTAAGATGAATGAGATAATCAGTTTCAGTCATATAGTGGAGCCCTCTGAAATTCAGGCTAAGtatcttttcaaatctAGTGACCTACCTGCAGGTTTACAAGTACCACCATCCGGTGTGGATAGTTTCATCCCTGATTGCATTCAAACGGAGGGTTCATCTTCAGCTCTGCCCGCAAGAAACTATTTTTAG
- a CDS encoding uncharacterized protein (BUSCO:EOG0934295W), with translation MSKSLNFQTRCVQAGQEDPESANRARAVPIYATSSYVFKDSQNGADLFGLRVPGFIYARINNPTTDIFEKRMSSLENGSQAVATSSGVSAQTLAVLACAQSGDNIISSSYLYGGTFNAFKNFKKWFNITAKFADGDDLDSMKKLVDEKTKAIYLESIGNPKYNVPDFKAVIDWAHSEGIPVIVDNTFGAGGYYCTPLDLGADVVTHSATKWIDGHGTAIGGIVIYKDVNKDNGFKFSDYPERYPQFSEPSTGYHGEIMNEKFGDLAYIAYVRVELMRDLGPTLSPFAAFLMLNGLETLALRGSKHAENALALAKWLKKSPYVAWVSYPGLDDHPYHENAEKYLHNGYGAVLSFGVKSVANPSGDQFKESGPRVVDHLKIWSNLANVGDSKSLIINPWTTTHEQLSSEEKIASGVTQDLLRCSVGIENVNDLIGDLEQAFHAVFDEGK, from the exons ATGTCAAAAA GTTTAAATTTTCAGACCAGATGTGTTCAAGCTGGACAGGAAGACCCAGAATCTGCTAACAGAGCCAGAGCCGTTCCTATCTATGccacttcttcttatgTGTTTAAAGATTCTCAGAATGGTGCCGATTTATTCGGATTGAGAGTTCCAGGATTCATTTATGCAAGAATTAACAATCCAACCACtgatatctttgaaaagagaatgaGTTCCTTGGAAAATGGATCTCAAGCTGTGGCTACCTCTTCCGGTGTCTCTGCTCAGACCTTGGCTGTTTTGGCATGTGCCCAGAGTGGTGATAATAttatctcttcaagttaTTTGTATGGAGGTACATTCAACGCcttcaaaaacttcaagaagtggTTCAACATTACTGCTAAATTTGCCGATGGTGATGACTTAGAttcgatgaagaaactaGTGGATGAAAAGACCAAGGCAATTTACTTGGAGTCAATTGGCAATCCTAAGTACAACGTTCCTGATTTCAAGGCAGTTATTGATTGGGCTCACTCTGAAGGTATACCAGTGATTGTCGATAATACTTTCGGTGCTGGTGGTTACTACTGTACACCATTGGATTTGGGCGCTGATGTTGTGACCCATTCTGCTACCAAGTGGATCGACGGTCACGGTACTGCCATCGGAGGTATTGTCATTTACAAGGATGTTAATAAGGACAATGGCTTCAAGTTCTCGGATTACCCTGAGAGGTATCCCCAGTTCTCAGAGCCATCTACTGGTTACCACGGCGAGATCATGAATGAGAAATTCGGTGACTTGGCTTACATTGCGTACGTTAGAGTTGAATTGATGAGAGATTTGGGACCTACATTGTCTCCATTTGCTGCTTTCCTTATGTTGAATGGCTTGGAAACATTGGCTTTGAGAGGCAGTAAGCATGCTGAGAATGCTCTTGCGTTGGCCAAgtggttgaagaagtcgCCCTATGTGGCGTGGGTTTCCTATCCTGGCTTGGATGACCATCCTTACCACGAGAACGCTGAGAAGTATCTCCACAACGGTTACGGTGCCGTTCTGTCATTCGGTGTCAAATCAGTGGCCAATCCATCGGGAGACCAGTTCAAAGAGAGTGGACCTAGAGTGGTCGATCACTTGAAGATCTGGAGTAACTTGGCCAACGTTGGTGACTCTAAATCGTTGATTATCAACCCATGGACTACTACTCATGAGCAGTTGAGTTCAGAGGAGAAGATCGCATCTGGTGTTACTCAGGATTTGTTGAGATGCTCTGTGGGAATTGAGAATGTCAATGATTTGATCGGTGATTTGGAGCAGGCCTTCCATGCCGTCTTTGATGAGGGTAAATAA